AATTCATCGGGGTTGGCGATTGTCGCCGAGCTGCAGATAAAGAGCGGGTTGCTGCCGTAGAATTCACAAATTCTTCTAAGACGCCGGATGACATTGGCAAGGTGCGAACCAAAGATACCGCGGTAGTGATGAATTTCGTCAATGACAACGTATTGCAAATTCTCGAAGAGCTTAATCCACTTGGTATGATGGGGCAGAATTCCGGCGTGAAGCATGTCGGGATTGGTCACCACGATATGTCCGGCGGAGCGAATGAGGCGGCGGGCGGTCTGCGGAGTATCGCCATCAAAGGTGTAAGTCTTGATATCGACATCGAGCTTATTCACCAGTTCCATCAGCTCCGCCAGCTGGTCCTGCGAGAGGGCTTTAGTAGGGAAAAGATAAAGAGCGCGACACGATGGATTCTTCATGATGGCGTCAAGCACCGGCAGATTGTAACAGAGAGTCTTTCCCGAAGCGGTAGGAGTGACAATGACGGTATCGTTTCCCTGGTGAATGGAATCGACCGCCGCGCGCTGGTGTGAATACAGTTTTCTCACCCCTCGCTGTCCCAGAACTCTTGTCAGACGGTCATCGATATATTCGGGGAATTCGGCGTAAATTCCTTCGCGGGCCGGAATTACTTCCCAGTGGGTAATATTCTCTCTTATAGAGCGGTCCGATTTGAAATCTTCCAGGATTTGCGGGAGGTTCATGGCGGGCAACTATCTTCTCTCAGCCAGCTGGCGCTTGCAGATATCGCAGAATTTCTCTCCTTTGCTGTCGATATCCATCATATTCTGGCTGTAATAGTTGACACATTTGGGATTGCGGCAGCTGGTCATCTCAAAAAGATGGGCGAGGAAATGAACCGCCTGCTTGAAAAGGCGGCTGTACACTTTCAATTCATCTTCCGGCAGACCGTAGAACTCCTGTCGAATACGGAAGAGGGAGACCAGCGAGGTGCCGGCGACGGTATCGGCATTGCCGATAATAAACGGCTCATCCGGCAGGTACAGGTCCTCTTCGCAGACTCCGATAACGAATTCTTTCTGATTGGCTTTAATGCGCTCGAGACGGGCGAGAATTACGCTGGCATAGAACTGCCCGCGGACGACATTAAACGCCTCATCCGGCATCTTCATCCCTTTGAGGATATCGACCGAGCGGCCGAAGATAGGTCCGACGTTGGTGGCGAGACGGTTGACCATCATAAAGTCAACTTCTCCCAGCGGCACCACAACAATCTTCGCTTTCATAATCGCCATCACTCATTCCGCCGTAAAGAATTTCTGCTTGGAGCCTGTCGGCGAGACTTTTACCTCCAGTTTTCCGGCGCAGCGAGGGCACCAGCCCACAAAGGCATCCCCTTTCTTATTCAAATATATCCGGGCATAGACCCGGCAGCATTTGAAAATTATCCCGATATGAGGTCGAGCGGCCTCATTTGAATTTGAGGAATGAGTCGGTTTGTCGCTTCCCATAGAACTTCTATCGCGCCGGCGCCGGCCGGGACTCTTTCATAATCTCCACCGAAGCCGAGGAGCCGATACGGTCCGCGCCGGCTTCAATCAGGGCAACGGTCTCTTTAAACGTTCTGATACCCCCCGAGGCTTTGACTTTTATTTTGCCCTGGGCCGCTTGCTTGAGTCTTTTGACCGTCTCCACCGTGGTGCCACCGAAAAAGCCGGTGGCTGTTTTTACAAATTGCGCCCCACCGTTTATGACCGCTTTAGTGGCTTCAACCTGCGCCGCCGGAGCCAATTTGGGGGCTTCAATTATCACTTTTAATATAATATGAGCCGGAAGGTTCTTGCGAACTTCGAAAATCTCTCTTTCCACCCGTCCGAACTCGCTGGAGACAAGCCACCCGACATTGGCGACCATATCGATTTCATCGGCGCCATCCTCAACCCCCCGAACGGCTTCAAAAACTTTGACATCAGTCCGATTGGCGGAGAGAGGGAAGCCGGAAACAGATATTATCTTTATACCGGTTCCGATAAGTTCTCTCTTAGCATCCGCGACCCAGCAAGGATTGATGGCGATACCGAAGAACTGATTTTCCCGCGCTTCCTGGCAAAGCCTCAATATATCCGCAAGGGCGGTCTCAGACTTGAGAACGGAATGGTCGAAATAGCGGTTCAGGTTATCAATCATACAGCCTTCCAGATTTAATATATCTGAATTATATGCTCAGAGAGTTGATTGCACAATATCTTTGAGAAAACTTTTTCCGGGAAAGCGGTTGCCGAGACGAAAATTCGCGGCGACCGTCGCGGCGATATCGGAAAATGATTCTCGCGTACCAAGGTTGCAGACGGTTTTCATAACCGGCGAGAAGACCAGAAGCGGGACATATTCGCGGGTATGGTCGGTGGAGCCGGTCAGGGTCGGGTCGCAACCATGGTCGGCCGTAATTATGAGCAGGTCATCATTATCTAAATTGTCAATGAAATCCGGGAGCCACCGGTCGAAATCTTCGAGCCCGCGGGCAAAAGAAACGGCGTCGTTGCGATGCCCCCAGAGCATATCGAAATCCACAAGATTGGCAAAGATCAAGCCGTTATCGGTCTGCTCCAGTTCATCCCGCAGAGCCTGCATTACATCATTGTTATTGGCGGTCTTGACTTCATTCGACAGACCTTGATGGGCAAAGAGGTCGCCGATTTTGCCGATGCCGACCGTGGGAATCTGCTCCTTATAAAGGCAGTCAAGCAGAGTCTCATGCGGAGGCAGGAGCGAAAAGTCTTTCCGATTGGCGGTGCGACTGAAATTTCCCGGGGTACCTGTGAAGGGACGGGCAATGACTCGTCCGACCGCATGGTCGCCGGTAAGCAGGTCGCGGGCAATGCGGCAGATTTCGTAAAGACGAGCCGGCGACATAACCTCCTCATGTGCCGCCAGTTGGAAGACGGAGTCGGCGGAGGTGTAAAGAATTATCTCTCCGGTCTGAAGATGTCGCTCGCCCAGACGGGCAATAATTTCGGTGCCGCTTGCCGGAATATTCCCGATAGTCTTGACTCCGGCGCGCTTCTCGAATTCCGCCACCAGTTCCGGCGGAAATCCGCTGCTGTAAACGGGGAACGGCTTATCTGTAATGATGCCGGCAATTTCCCAGTGGCCCGAGGTGGAATCTTTCCCAGCCGAGCGCTCCGCCATTTTGCCGTAACATGCCAACGGCTTCTCAGCCGGCGGCACTCCCAGAATATCTACGATATTCCCCAGCCCCAATTTCTGACAATTGGGCATATTGAGCCCCCCCTGACTGCGGGCGACGTTGGGGATAGTCGAGGCGCCCTTATCGCCATACCGGTCGGCATCGGGAAGTTCCCCGACCCCGCAGGCGTCAAGGACGATTACTATAACCCTCGAGAACATGCCAGGAATCTAAGCAAATCATCCGATGGCTGAAAGAAGAAATTCGAGATACCTGCGGAAAGAGGAAATCTGGAAAACCAACGCCGCCGATTTCGCGCCGAACGGCGGATGGCATCAGTCCGACCGCTCCGTCAAGACCATACTGCTGCTTCTCTTGCTCAGACTCCGGAAAGGAATAGTTGCCTCCCCGGTTAGCCTGTTGCCGGCGCTCTCAACCTCGTAGACCTCATCCTGCCGAATAATAGCGCCTTCTTTATAGGCGAAATAGATAGTCCCTTTGGTTCTGGCTTTGTCGAGTCGCTCAATCTCGGTTCCGTTGGGAGTAGTTTTCCGATAGGGAAGAACCAGATTCCCCTGATATTCGATAATAGCGCAGTCATAGCCGGCTTCCCGCGCCAGCGCCTTGAGACGATAGGTCGTTTCGACCTGCGTGGAGCCTTCATCCTTGATTATCAGCTTAACTGTCTGGCTCCAGGAGTACCCGGGCGTAACAGGAATGTCGGGCAGAACAGGCAGAGCCTGCTCATAGTAATTTTTGTAATAGTCGAGCCATTCGTTACCGTGGGGGTTCTGAGGAAAAATCTCCAGAACTCTTCCGTTGGCGTTCATCAGATATTCCAGCGTCCATTTATGGGTCACGGTATCGGCATCAGAAGTATCTTTCTTGTACAGATTCGGCTGCCGGGAAACATCTATCAGCCGAATTCGGGCGGTACTGCTATCGGTAGCGGAGAGGACTTCTTCGGTAAGTTGTGAGCGATAAGTGAGATTACTGCTTGACACCAGATTTTTCCCTTCATAGATGCGGCTGTCGCTTTTTATCTGATTGCTGTAGATTCTTGATTGCCCCGGTTTGAATTTATATACCAGGCGAACTTCTCTGGTTTCTTTGGCGCACCCAAAAATCAGCAAGCAGCAGAGCGCGGCTTGAATGATTGCGATGAACTTCCTGTCTTTCATAGCGGTCCCTCGCTTGCCGTCTGGTTGATAATTTCAATCATCAGAAGGTTCCGGGGGGCAAGTCCGGGAGCCGAAAGAAGCAAAGTATACTCGATTTGATAATCATGCTCGATAAATTCCCCGGGCCGGGTCGGTTGACCGTAGGCTGTCGCGCCGCGGTTGTCTTCCATGTTTGCAGCGATAGAGGGAATTTCCGCACCCGATAACCGTTGCAGGAATTGACTGTCATCCAGTGAAACAAAAAAGAGCGCCAGCGACGCCGCCAGAGGGACCGCCAACCTCCAGGGAAAGCCACGGCGCTCCCTCAATTGAGCGGTGGCAGGATATTCAGCGGCAGCGGCGCCGGTTTTCGCCCTTTCCATGATGACCTGTTCCAGACCGCTCCAGTATGATTCTCCCGGGTCGGGCACCGGCAGCCCCCTGGTGGCGGTAACCAGATTCCTTTCCTCCTGAACCGTAATGCGACAGATGGCGCAAGATTGGAGATGTTCTTCGAAATCTCTGGTTTCATTAAGAGAGAGATTTCCTGACAGGTAGTCAGTGAGATAGAACTGAACCTGACGGCATTTCATCTTCTTTCCTCATTTCAGTTTTTTCCCGAGCCATTTGCGCATCTTGGCCCGGGCGACATGCAAGTTGGACCGAACCGTCGCCTCGGGACATCCCATGGCTATGGCGACTTCGGTCTTATCAAATCCCTCCACATCATGAAGGATAATGGTCATTCTCTGCTTGGGTGGAAGACGGTCGATTGCCTGCGCAATCATCACCCCCAGTTCATCGTCTTCGATTTCTTTGTCCGGTCCCGCGGCATCCATCGAAAGCTCCATTTGCAGGGGAAGGGTCATCTCCGTTTCGTCGTCAAGCGAAAGATGATGCCGGCTTCGTTTGCGGAGAAGGTCGATGGTGTAGTTGGTGGCGATGCGCAAGAGAAATCCGGTAAAGTAGCCGACCGTCCTGAGATTCTCCCTTTGCTCGTAGAGGCGCACAAAAGTTTCTTGCGTCACCTCATCGGCATCGGCATGATTCCCCAGCATCCGGAAGGCGAGAGAATAAACCTTTCTTTTATACCTCCTTACCAGTTCGGCAAAAGCCTCCTGGTCGCCGCTAATGAAATCTTTTACCAGATCCTTAATATCTCTGGTCATAGGGACCCGGCATTATTGACGGTCAACATTGTGACGGTTTTTGTCTCAGAATTGTGCAAAATTAATTGATTGACTATCCGGCAGGCAAGTAATATTATGGAAGCTCGATGTCAACCTTTTTTTGGACAATAAGTTGTCAGTCTGAGTGCCCGCCCCGTTGGAAGACCTGAGTCGCTACAAATACAAATCATTGTTAATCACGGGTCTGGCGACATTTCTCGGGACGCTTGATTCCTCGATTGTGAATGTCTCCTTACCGACTATTAGCCACGAAATGGGGGCATCGGTTGACCTGGTCGGCTGGATAATTCTTTCCTATGCGATAGCAGTGATATCCTTCCTGATGGTTTTCGGGGCGGTTGCGGAGAAAAAAGGGTATCAGATTTCATATGTTTATGGTTTTCTGATTTTTGCGCTCGGGTCACTTTTCTGCGGGCTGTCATACAACATCTATTTCCTGATAGCGATGAGAGGAATTCAGGGTATAGGGGCGGCTTTATTGATTGCCGTCGGTCCGGCATTGCTGACCCGCACCTTTCCCGAGCACGAGCGCGGCCGCGGCCTGAGTATGATTGCAATGGTGGTCTCGACCGGGCTGATGCTCGGTCCGCCATTGGGTGGATTTCTTATCGCTCTGGCCGGATGGAGATGGATTTTCTTTGTCAATCTCCCTTTTGCGATTCTGGGGATTTATTTTACGAAACGGTATATATCTGATTTTCCGATAACCAGTCCCGGCCGGAAAATAAGTTTTCCGGGGGCGGCGACCCTTTCGCTGGCGCTGTTGATTCTGATGGCGGCGCTTTCGCTGTTTAGCCGCCATATTCTCTCGGAATCAGCGCTGGCAGCGCTGAGTGTTATCTCCGTTCTCGCTTTTGGAATGTTTTTTTATTTCGAAGGGAAACCGCAGACGCGGCTGATTGGCTTGGAGATTTTCCGCAACCGGGTCTTCTCTTTTTCCGGCTCGGCGATGTTCCTGGTCTTTGTGTCGTTGTCTTCGGTGACCGTGCTTCTTCCTTTCTATCTGGAGCAGGTGCATCATTATGACCCGGAAGAGGTCGGGTTGATATTGATGATTCTTCCCCTCTGCGGTCTATTTATGGCCCCGCTGGCGGGATATCTGGCGGATAAGGTTCAAGCGCGCATAATTTCGACTCTGGGAGTGCTCTTGATGCTTGCCGGAATTCTGCTGGTGCGGCGTCTTGATGACCACTCAACCTTGTCGCAGATCATTACCGCTTTGTTATTTGTCGGGCTGGGAATGGGGCTTTTCAGCACGCCCAATACCTCGAGCATCATGGGCGCGGCAAAGAAAACTCAACTCGGCTCGGCATCTGGAATTCTGGCGACTATTCGCAGCCTCGGTCTGGCGATAGGCGTAAGCCTGGCGATTGCCATTTTCGGTTACTATCAGAATCTCCATTTGAAAACAGGCGCCGACAAACTGACATCTTTTATAGCGGCGTACCGTGAGGTCTATTTAATCATTTTGTTTTTTGCCGCGGGGGCTATTATACTGAGTTTAATCCGTGGTCGGAACATACAGCCCGAAACCAAAGAAAAGCCATAAGCAGTTGACAAATCATCTTTTCTTGATATTATAACAGCCACATTTTTGTACAAGGCAGAAAATATGCGCTCCATGACCGGATTCGGCAAAGCCGATTACAAGAGTAAAGAATTGAATCTATCGGTGGAAGTCACTTCGGTGAATAACCGCTTCCTCGAATATTCGATTCGGATGCCGAAACAGCTGTTCTTTCTGGAGCCGCGCGTCAAGGAGTTGATTGCGGCAAAACTGAATCGCGGCAAAGTGAATTTGACTCTGAATTATGAAGACAACGGTATCGGAATCGACCGCCTGGTCATCAACCGCTCCCTGGCCGATGAATTATTGCGGGAATTGAAAAATCTCAAAAAAAGATACAAACTGGGCGGCGAACTGGAACTGGAGGAGATTCTGGCTTTTCCGGAGATTTTCCGGGTTGAGAAAAGCAGCAATATAGAAAAGAAAATCTGGCCCTCGGTAAGCAAGACAATCAACAAGGCGCTGGATGACCTGGTGGCGATGCGGGAAAAAGAGGGGGAGAATCTCAAGAAAGATATCATAAAGCGGATGGCGCAAATGGCTGGCGACATTGAAGGAATCGAAAAAGGGGCGAAAGAGCATCTGGCGATATACCGGGAGAAGTTGTCCCGGAGAATTGCGGAAGTGCTGGATAACCGGACGCTTGACGGCGCCCGGCTGGAAGAGGAGGTCGCTTATTTTGCGGAACGGGCTGATGTGACCGAAGAGTGTGTGCGATTCCGCAGCCATCTCAAGCAGTTTCAACTCGATTTGAAGCAGACCGGACCGGTCGGCAAGAGGCTCAATTTCATATTGCAGGAACTGAACCGGGAGGCAAACACTATCGGCTCCAAGGCGGCGGGAGTGACTATTCCCGGGCTGGTGCTGCAGTTGAAAGAAGAGATAGAGAAAGTCCGCGAGCAAGTGCAAAATATTGAATAGGGTTAATAATTCGGTTTTGATATGAAACAGGGGACCGGCAAAATCGTGATAATATCGTCTCCCTCGGGAGGCGGTAAGAGCTCTATTTGCAGACGGTTACTGCGGGCCGGGAACAAAAGGAAAGGGTGGCGGTTTTCAATATCGGTAACGACAAGGCCCAGGCGTCCCAATGAACGAAACGGGCGGGAGTACTTGTTTGTAAGTTATCCTGAATTCGTGACGCGGCGTCAGCGTGGGGAATTCGCCGAGTCGTGCCAGGTGCATAAGTACTATTATGGCACACCTCGGGAACCGCTGGAGCGAACCCTGACCGCCGGCGGAGTGATGATACTGGATGTAGACGTCAAGGGAGCCTTTAAGTTAAAGAAAGAGTACCCGATGGCGGTTTCGATTTTCATACTCCCCCCCAGCCGTCAGGAACTTGCCCGACGGTTAAAGCAAAGGGGGACGGAGGACGATAAGCATTTAAGGATTCGTCTCCGGAGAGCCTTGAGCGAAATGAAGCTCTATCGGAAATTTGATTATGTGGTGATCAACCGGGAGCTGGACACGGCCGTAAGTGAAGTGGAGATGATAATAAATTCCTTCCATTGTCAGCAGAGATTTATCGACCATCGCCGCATAAGCGGTTTACTTCGAGAAAGCGATTGATTTTTGAGTCATAGGAGGCTCTATGGTTAAAACCTCTTTTGAGGAGTTGGACAAAGTGACAAAGAATCGTTACGAAGCAGTTCTGATTGCGGCGCAGCGGGCGCGGCAAGTCAATGCCCTTCGTCTGGCGCAGCTGGAACGAATGGCGGAGGAGAATGTTACTATTGACGGTCGCAAGGTGACCTCGCTTGCCCTGCAGGATCTGGCCGCGGGCAAAGTAAAATTTAGACGTCTGGGCGAAGTAAAATAAGTTTATGGCAAAGAACCTTCTCATAGTAGAATCGCCGGCAAAATCGAAAACGCTCAAGAAGTTTCTGGGGCGCGATTATGAAGTGTTGCCGACGATTGGACATATAATCGACCTGCCCAAATCGAAATTGGGGGTAGATACCGATGACGGTTTCAAGATCGACTATGTCGTAATCAAGGGAAAAGAGAAGGTCATCAAGCAGTTGAAGGAAAGCGCCAAGAAGTCAGAGAAGATTTATCTCGCGCCCGACCCGGACCGGGAAGGGGAGGCGATTGCCTGGCATGTAGCGCAGCAGCTGAAGAATGTCAAGAAAATCTCGCGCGTGACTTTCAATGAAATCACCAAGTCGGCGGTGCTGGAAGCGTTCCATCATACCCGCGCTATCGACCTGAACCTGGTCGATGCGCAGCAGGCGCGGCGGGTGCTGGACCGTCTGGTCGGATACAAAGTCTCTCCATTTCTCTGGAAGACTGTAGCGCGCGGTCTTTCGGCGGGAAGGGTGCAATCGGTTGCCCTGCGAATCATCTGCGAACGGGAAGCGGAGATTGCCGCTTTTGTTACCGAAGAGTACTGGGAGATCGCGGCGCTGCTTCAGGATGCCATCGGCAACAAGATACCGTCGAAACTATCCAGGATTGACGGTTCCAAAGCGGAGATTAAGACCGGCGAAGAGGCCGAAAGGGTGGCGCAGGAATTGAGAAAGGGAGAGTTTGTTGTCGATTCCATTCGGAAATCGCAGAAAGTTCGCAAACCATCCCCTCCCTTCATAACCAGTACCCTGCAGCAGGAGGCGGCGCGAGCGCTGGGATTTTCCACCAAGAAGACGATGGCGGTGGCGCAGCAGTTGTACGAAGGCGTTGACCTGGGTGAGGAAGGACCGACAGGCCTGATAACATATATGCGCACCGACTCCACTCGACTGGCTGACAGCGCTATCGATATGGCTCGCGGCTTTATAAAAGAAAATTTTGGCGCCGCTTATCTGCCCAAGAGTCCCGTCAAATATGGCGCCAAAAAGGGAAGCCAGGATGCGCATGAGGCGGTCAGGCCCACTTTCATTGACCATCCTCCCGAGAAAATCAAAAGATATCTCACCAAAGACCAGTACCGTCTATATACACTGGTTTGGAATCGTTTTGTCGCCTGCCAGATGGCGCCGGCTCTGTATGACACGGCCGACCTTGATATCAAGGCGGGAAAGTATCTTTTCCATTCTTATGCCCAGAGTCTGAAATTTGACGGTTATCTAAAAATTTATCAGGAAGCAAAAGAAAACGGACAGAATGGCGAGAATGGTTTGCTGGAATCGCTGCCGGAGTTGAAACCGGGGGACCGTCTGACGCTCCTGGAAGTTACTCCCAGCCAGCATTTCACCAAACCGCCGGCGCGCTTTTCCGAAGCAATGCTGGTGAAAACTTTGGAGTCAGAAGGTATCGGAAGACCGTCAACCTATGCCTCCATCATTTCAACTCTGATTGACCGGAAATATGTCGAATCCAAAGAAAAGCGGCTTCATCCAACCGAACTGGGGCAGACAGTGAATAAAATTCTGATTGAGAACTTCCCCGACATTTTTGATGTCAAATTTACCGCCTATATGGAGACGGAACTGGATAAGGTGGAAATCGGGGAAGACAAATGGGTCGATGTGGTCAAGGAGTTCTATCGTCCCTTTGAAAAGCACCTGGGGAAACTTACCAAGAAACATCAGGAGATCAAGGAGTCGCTGACCGAGGTGACGGATGAGTCATGCGATAAGTGCGGCTCGCCGATGGTGATAAAGTGGGGCAGGAATGGCCGGTTTCTCGCCTGCTCGGCATACCCGGACTGCAAATCGACCAAGCCGCTCAACGGCGCGGAGGAACTTCCGCCGGTCGATATCAAATGTCCCAACTGCGGCTCGGCGATGGTGGTGAAGAGCGGACGTTTTGGAAGATTTTTGGCTTGCTCGGCTTATCCCGAATGCAAGACAACTATGCCGCTGCCGACTGGCATAAAATGCCCCAAGCCGAATTGCGGCGGCGATATCGTGGAGAAGAAAACCAAAACGCGGCGGACTTTTTACGGCTGTTCCAATTATCCCAAATGCGACTTTGTCAGCTGGGATAAACCGGTCAACCAGGATTGTCCCAACTGCGGCGGAAAATATCTATTGCAAAAAGCCTCTAAGAAAGACGGCGTCTATCTGTACTGCCCGGCCTGCAAGCATAAGATTTCGCAGGAAAGCCATTAGCGGCGAATATCGAATTCTCCAATTTTATTTGACCCGACCGACAAATTGCGATATTATGTCATCATGCTTAAAAAAGCATTGGCGGAATATATTCAATATCTGACTGAAAAGCGGGGGCTGGCGGCCGGTTCCGTTCAGGCTTACCGAAGGTCGCTGGCGCGCTGGGTTGAATTTCTTGAAGAGCAGTACCAGACCGTCCCCCCGGAGCCGGCGGTCAATGCCCTGTTCCTTCGAAAGTATCTCTCCCAGAGACGAAGCGAGTCGGTATCGGTGCGCACCCTTGCCGGGTTTATCTCGGCGCTCTCCGGATTTCAACGATTTCTTCTGCAAGACAAACGGTACGCCATTTATCATTGCCGACTCAGCAAATTGAAATATTCCGAAAAGATACCCGATTTTCTATCGCAGAGAGAGACCGACGAAATGCTCAATCTGCTGGAGCGAGACAATTTTTTCGGCTGGCGCGATTATCTGATGGTGGCGCTTTTTTATCTTTCGGGAATCAGACGGACGGAATTGGCGTCACTGCGCCTCACCGACCTGGATAGAAATAAAAATACGTTAAATGTGATTGGAAAAGGGAATAAGCAGCGTTTTGTTCCCTTTGGGGCGGCGCTGGGAAGAGAACTGGAGCGGTATCTGCCCGTCCGGGCGCAATTCGCGGAGCGGTTCAAACGGGACCGGGGATTTCTCTTCCTCAATCATTCCGGCAGTCCTCTGTCGGTTCGCTCGGTGGACCGTATCGTGCAGAAATACTGCGCCCGCCTTGGCAAGCGGGTCACGCCGCATATGCTCCGCCACAGTTTCGCCACCCATATGCTGGAAAACGGCGCCGACATTCTGGCTATAAAGGAGATTTTGGGTCACTGCTCGCTGGCGACGACACAGAAATATACCCATGTTACGACCGAGCAGCTGAAGGCGGTTTACAAGCGGGCTCATCCGCGAGCCTGAGGAAAGGGAAAAAATGTTAATTCACGCTACAACCATATTGGGTCTTCGGTATAAAGGCGCGGTCGCCATGGGGGGAGACGGGCAGGTCAGTTTTAACGACACCATTATGAAATCGAAAGCGGTCAAAGTGCGGAAACTTCATGATGATAAGATTCTTGCCGGTTTCGCCGGAGCGGCGGCCGATGCCCTGGCGCTATTTGAGCGCTTCGAAAATAAGATTGGTGAATACTCCGGGAATCTTCCGCGCGCCGCCGTGGAACTGGCAAAGGATTGGCGGACCGATAAGTATCTTCAGAAACTGGAAGCGCTCCTGGCGGTAGCCGACAACAAGCATTCCCTGTTGATTGCCGGCTCGGGAGAGGTGGTGGAGCCGGATGACCGCATTCTGGCTATCGGCTCCGGAGGACCATACGCTCTGGCTGCCGCCCGTGCCCTACTTTCGACTAACCCGTCGCTGTCGGCTGAAGAGATAGTCAGAAAAGCCCTCAGAATCGCCGCCGATATTTGCGTTTACACCAATGACAATATTACCGTGGAAAGCATAAAATGCTGAATAAATCATACAAGACCCCCAGAGAAATTGTCGAACACCTGGATAAATATATCATCGGTCAGGATAAAGCCAAGAAGGCGGTGGCGATTGCGCTGCGCAATCGCTGGCGACGTCAGGCGGCCGCGCCGGAAATCAGACGGGAAATTCTCCCCAACAATATTCTCATGATAGGTCCTACCGGAGTCGGTAAAACCGAAATCGCGCGACGACTGGCAGAGATGTCGAATGCCCCGTTTCTGAAAGTGGAAGCCTCGAAATTCACCGAGGTCGGCTATGTCGGACGGGATGTGGAATCGATGGTGCGTGACCTGGTGGACCTTTCGGTCAATATGCTAAAGCAGGAGAAATCGGAACTGGTGGAGGAGAAAGCGCGTCAGCTGGTGGATGAGCGAATCCTTGATTTGCTTCTGCCTCCCGCGCCGCGCGTCAAACAGCCGCAGATTGAAATCGGCGAGGATGCCAAAGTCGACGGCACCCGCGACAAATTGCGGGAAAAACTTCATTCCGGAAAATTGGAAGAGCGGATGGTGGAACTGGAAGCCCCCGCTGACCGCTTTCCGGTCGTCGAAATCTTCTCCCCGATGGGTATGGAAGAGTTGGGGATTAATTTTCAGGAGATGTTTTCCGGGCTGATGCCGAAGAAGACCAAGAAACGAAAGATGACCATTGCCGAGGCGCGGAAATTCCTTTTCTCCGAAGAACTCTCCAGGCTGGTCAATATGGATGAAGTTATATCGATTGCTCTGGAGCGGGCGCAGGAATCGGGAATTATCTTTATCG
This sequence is a window from Candidatus Zixiibacteriota bacterium. Protein-coding genes within it:
- the hslV gene encoding ATP-dependent protease subunit HslV, with the protein product MLIHATTILGLRYKGAVAMGGDGQVSFNDTIMKSKAVKVRKLHDDKILAGFAGAAADALALFERFENKIGEYSGNLPRAAVELAKDWRTDKYLQKLEALLAVADNKHSLLIAGSGEVVEPDDRILAIGSGGPYALAAARALLSTNPSLSAEEIVRKALRIAADICVYTNDNITVESIKC
- the topA gene encoding type I DNA topoisomerase, which produces MAKNLLIVESPAKSKTLKKFLGRDYEVLPTIGHIIDLPKSKLGVDTDDGFKIDYVVIKGKEKVIKQLKESAKKSEKIYLAPDPDREGEAIAWHVAQQLKNVKKISRVTFNEITKSAVLEAFHHTRAIDLNLVDAQQARRVLDRLVGYKVSPFLWKTVARGLSAGRVQSVALRIICEREAEIAAFVTEEYWEIAALLQDAIGNKIPSKLSRIDGSKAEIKTGEEAERVAQELRKGEFVVDSIRKSQKVRKPSPPFITSTLQQEAARALGFSTKKTMAVAQQLYEGVDLGEEGPTGLITYMRTDSTRLADSAIDMARGFIKENFGAAYLPKSPVKYGAKKGSQDAHEAVRPTFIDHPPEKIKRYLTKDQYRLYTLVWNRFVACQMAPALYDTADLDIKAGKYLFHSYAQSLKFDGYLKIYQEAKENGQNGENGLLESLPELKPGDRLTLLEVTPSQHFTKPPARFSEAMLVKTLESEGIGRPSTYASIISTLIDRKYVESKEKRLHPTELGQTVNKILIENFPDIFDVKFTAYMETELDKVEIGEDKWVDVVKEFYRPFEKHLGKLTKKHQEIKESLTEVTDESCDKCGSPMVIKWGRNGRFLACSAYPDCKSTKPLNGAEELPPVDIKCPNCGSAMVVKSGRFGRFLACSAYPECKTTMPLPTGIKCPKPNCGGDIVEKKTKTRRTFYGCSNYPKCDFVSWDKPVNQDCPNCGGKYLLQKASKKDGVYLYCPACKHKISQESH
- the hslU gene encoding ATP-dependent protease ATPase subunit HslU, which encodes MLNKSYKTPREIVEHLDKYIIGQDKAKKAVAIALRNRWRRQAAAPEIRREILPNNILMIGPTGVGKTEIARRLAEMSNAPFLKVEASKFTEVGYVGRDVESMVRDLVDLSVNMLKQEKSELVEEKARQLVDERILDLLLPPAPRVKQPQIEIGEDAKVDGTRDKLREKLHSGKLEERMVELEAPADRFPVVEIFSPMGMEELGINFQEMFSGLMPKKTKKRKMTIAEARKFLFSEELSRLVNMDEVISIALERAQESGIIFIDEIDKIVGDKNKVGPDVSREGVQRDILPIVEGSAVMTKYGMVTTEHILFIAAGAFHSSKPSDLIPELQGRFPIRVELESLNAADFVRILSEPKNALVKQYSALMASEGVKLTFADSALQRIAEIAEQVNTNTENIGARRLHTIMSNLLEDIMFDCSDGKKGIRITPEMVTKKLADIIGDEDLSRYIL
- a CDS encoding tyrosine-type recombinase/integrase encodes the protein MLKKALAEYIQYLTEKRGLAAGSVQAYRRSLARWVEFLEEQYQTVPPEPAVNALFLRKYLSQRRSESVSVRTLAGFISALSGFQRFLLQDKRYAIYHCRLSKLKYSEKIPDFLSQRETDEMLNLLERDNFFGWRDYLMVALFYLSGIRRTELASLRLTDLDRNKNTLNVIGKGNKQRFVPFGAALGRELERYLPVRAQFAERFKRDRGFLFLNHSGSPLSVRSVDRIVQKYCARLGKRVTPHMLRHSFATHMLENGADILAIKEILGHCSLATTQKYTHVTTEQLKAVYKRAHPRA